In the Ferribacterium limneticum genome, GACTAGCCTGAAGCTGGTGTCCTGGCCCTTCACCGGACCGGCGCTGATCCGCGAAGGCGAAGAAGCCCATCTGGTCGAGGGCTGGCGCTACCTCGGCACGGTGAAAAGCGACGAAGAAATCCACGCCCTGCTCGACGGCTCGCGCCCGCCCTTCGACCGCGACGCCTACAAGCTGCTCGCGAAATACGTCAGCAAGATGATTCCGTTACCATTGAAACGCTCCAACAACCTAGAATAAAGCCATGAAACATGTGCTCCCCCTGCTCCTCGCAGCCCTCGCCCTGCCGGTTGCCGCCGAAGAAATCGATTGCGCCACCACCGCCTGGAAATTGATAGGCGCCAACCATCGGGTCTGCGTCTATGCCTACGATGACCCGAAGATATCGGGCGTCACCTGCCACGTCAGCCAGGCGCGCACCGGCGGCGTCAAAGGCAGCTTCGGGCTGGCTGAAGACCCGTCGCAATTCTCGCTGGCCTGCCGCCAGATCGGCCCGATCAACCTGCCAGCCAAGCTGGCTGAAGACGAAGTGGTGTTCAGCGAAGACACCTCGCTGCTCTTCAAGGAAACCAAGATCCACCGTTTCTTCGACAAGAAACGCAACGTGCTGATCTATCTGGCGATCAGCCGCCGGATCATCGAAGGCGCCCCAGCCAACGCCATCTCGACCGTGCCGATCCAACCCTGGGGCGGCCAGTGAGCCTGAAAACATCGCTGGGTGATGTTGCCCCCTACATCACCAAGGATGGCTCGGAGATCCGCGAGCTGCTGCACCCCACCCAGCACGCGGTTCGCCAGCAAAGCCTGGCCGAAGCCGTCGTTCCGCCGGGCAGCACGACCCGGCTGCACCGGCACGGAATCACCGAAGAGATTTACCACGTGACCAAGGGTCGCGGCCTGATGACCCTGGGCAGTGAGCGTTTTGCCATCGCAGTCGGCGACAGCATCGCGATCGCCCCGGGCACACCGCACTGCGTGGAAAACACGGGGTCAGAAGCCTTGCACATCCTGTGCTGCTGCGCACCGGCCTATTCGCACGAAGATACCGAACTACTCTGATTTCTGAATCGGCCATCGGCCGGGCGATCAAGGCACAGCCGAGGCTAGCAGGCCGAAATCCTCGACAAATATGCCGTCACGATCCACCGATTTGCCGGCACGAACTTTGAGTTTCTCGCTGGACAAACTGTCGACCGAAACGGCTAACCAGGATTTCTCCCTGACACCCGAACACGGAGCACGAGCACGAGCGGCAATTGCACTCACAGCTCCCAACGTATCTCGCCACCGCCACCAATCTCGTTACCGTGCGAGCTA is a window encoding:
- a CDS encoding CreA family protein; its protein translation is MKHVLPLLLAALALPVAAEEIDCATTAWKLIGANHRVCVYAYDDPKISGVTCHVSQARTGGVKGSFGLAEDPSQFSLACRQIGPINLPAKLAEDEVVFSEDTSLLFKETKIHRFFDKKRNVLIYLAISRRIIEGAPANAISTVPIQPWGGQ
- a CDS encoding cupin domain-containing protein, yielding MSLKTSLGDVAPYITKDGSEIRELLHPTQHAVRQQSLAEAVVPPGSTTRLHRHGITEEIYHVTKGRGLMTLGSERFAIAVGDSIAIAPGTPHCVENTGSEALHILCCCAPAYSHEDTELL